A single genomic interval of Drosophila virilis strain 15010-1051.87 chromosome 2, Dvir_AGI_RSII-ME, whole genome shotgun sequence harbors:
- the Dnaaf5 gene encoding dynein axonemal assembly factor 5 — protein sequence MSFDLDTKLICDDLESSDHRKRGATLLKLRELCEQAPDTVSTDAVAADFDELYLHLLKCYGDRFESVRDRAVLAVTAFLERLPPLDFHLLNVVSTLAERMGQTETVEPSEEIRLLYIEQLHLMLRKYALMGNVGVFRECYPEVVKVLIKSIKDAYAAVQREGCATLVQLARVADTMEIRPYTESLAVALYGMLNHRHSAARISAVEAIGRVSLHLDASGEGMRRLLAEVSPLLMDSMPLVRRECGQMGVLMLLELPDRYSYFERILPLVLCCLKDDSPEVLSHIRPLWEQCGRLYYDENEAELSQQEICDLPVENYPAGVQRPTIGCRGLVQRSLRLLQLITRETSDWKDNVRLHSLKLLYQFILHAESAMTAKFFEIYPDVSHACCDSEPEVAAEAKKVADLMGRLLCYAAWINHGFDGLERNARESFLKCFYYMFTASLGGTYEHLQRLCKLLKCSDYSHTLKPGFQLYILKTLETVLDKSSKVTASIEELKELYEHVYVTAMKVMALSYSLNNEDTEDVNRGYVILKRLVQLEETTLAELHERWFALVLLDVENLDAALDENAEPVLLLYGLIHLAQIRSTYLPQLIEKIKIVFEHCCDTAQVRIFSILSIAALSWSTTVRVEREQSSQLLSNFTSEIVEPHLIWKAGAHGEAMRSMAMATLCALAQGAKDEAREVLPALAKHMPSLLEDRNVTTRHYAIKAMCYFQGMSVEALKPLAYATMQRMDDPSAGIRIIAATAVGKLRPVFKTDGEKEELEHEREMWEAFIMRAMDILLLYHESPEKDMQAAAQKSLIELAKLHPTSWEDRYQRALGLARRKDELVDLYAKMKIEDEAKKETD from the coding sequence ATGAGCTTCGATTTGGATACTAAGTTGATTTGCGACGATCTGGAGAGTAGCGATCATCGCAAGCGTGGCGCCACGCTATTAAAGCTGCGAGAGCTATGCGAGCAGGCACCAGATACCGTTAGTACTGACGCTGTGGCAGCTGATTTTGATGAACTGTATTTGCATCTGCTCAAATGCTACGGAGATCGATTTGAGAGCGTGCGAGATCGCGCCGTGTTGGCCGTAACCGCATTTCTGGAGCGTCTGCCGCCCCTGGACTTTCACCTGCTGAACGTGGTGTCGACGCTGGCCGAGCGCATGGGTCAGACGGAGACGGTGGAGCCCAGCGAGGAGATACGTTTGCTCTACATTGAGCAGCTGCATCTTATGCTGCGCAAATATGCGCTTATGGGCAATGTGGGCGTCTTTCGTGAGTGCTATCCAGAGGTAGTCAAGGTGTTGATTAAATCTATCAAGGATGCGTATGCGGCTGTTCAGCGGGAAGGCTGCGCCACACTCGTGCAGTTGGCTCGCGTGGCCGACACCATGGAAATACGTCCATACACAGAGTCGTTGGCTGTGGCCCTATACGGAATGCTGAATCACAGACACTCGGCGGCCCGCATTTCGGCTGTAGAGGCCATCGGTAGGGTGAGTCTACACTTGGATGCCAGCGGGGAGGGCATGCGCAGGCTGCTTGCAGAGGTCTCTCCGCTGCTGATGGACTCGATGCCGTTGGTACGTCGTGAATGTGGTCAAATGGGCGTTTTGATGCTGCTCGAGCTTCCGGATCGCTACTCTTATTTTGAGCGTATTCTACCGCTGGTGTTATGCTGCCTTAAGGACGACTCGCCAGAAGTATTGTCACACATACGCCCGCTCTGGGAGCAGTGTGGTAGGCTGTATTACGATGAGAATGAGGCGGAGCTTTCACAACAGGAGATATGTGATCTGCCCGTGGAGAACTATCCGGCTGGCGTGCAACGTCCAACAATTGGCTGTCGGGGCTTGGTACAGCGCTCACTGCGTCTGCTGCAGCTCATTACGCGTGAAACCAGCGACTGGAAGGACAACGTGCGCCTGCACTCGCTGAAGCTGCTTTATCAGTTCATCCTGCACGCCGAGTCGGCAATGACGGCCAAGTTCTTTGAGATCTATCCGGATGTGTCGCACGCCTGCTGCGACAGTGAGCCCGAGGTCGCAGCAGAAGCCAAAAAGGTGGCAGATCTGATGGGACGCCTGCTGTGCTACGCTGCATGGATCAATCACGGCTTCGATGGTCTGGAGCGCAATGCTCGTGAATCTTTTCTCAAATGTTTCTACTACATGTTTACTGCGTCCTTGGGCGGTACCTATGAGCATCTGCAGCGTCTCTGCAAGCTGTTGAAATGTTCGGATTACTCCCATACCCTAAAGCCGGGTTTTCAATTGTACATACTAAAAACGCTGGAGACCGTGCTGGACAAGTCCAGTAAAGTTACGGCCTCAATAGAGGAGCTAAAGGAACTGTATGAGCATGTCTACGTTACAGCCATGAAAGTAATGGCATTGTCCTATTCCCTTAACAACGAGGACACCGAAGACGTTAATCGGGGTTATGTGATTTTAAAACGTCTTGTGCAGCTGGAGGAGACCACGCTGGCTGAGTTGCACGAACGTTGGTTCGCTCTTGTGCTTCTTGATGTGGAGAACTTGGACGCTGCGTTGGATGAGAATGCAGAACCTGTCCTGCTGCTGTACGGCCTCATCCACCTGGCCCAAATACGTTCCACCTATCTGCCGCAGCTCATCGAGAAGATAAAAATCGTTTTTGAACATTGCTGCGACACGGCCCAGGTGCGCATCTTTAGCATCCTATCGATAGCAGCACTGTCCTGGTCAACAACAGTTCGCGTGGAACGGGAGCAGAGCTCACAGCTGTTGAGCAATTTCACCAGTGAAATTGTGGAGCCCCATTTAATCTGGAAAGCTGGCGCCCACGGCGAGGCCATGCGCTCCATGGCCATGGCCACGCTGTGTGCCTTGGCACAAGGCGCTAAAGACGAGGCGCGCGAGGTGCTTCCCGCACTAGCCAAGCACATGCCGAGCCTTCTAGAGGATCGCAATGTGACCACGCGACATTATGCCATCAAGGCCATGTGTTATTTCCAGGGCATGTCGGTGGAGGCGCTTAAGCCGCTGGCTTATGCAACCATGCAACGCATGGATGATCCTTCGGCGGGCATTCGCATTATAGCGGCGACAGCGGTAGGCAAGTTACGTCCTGTATTCAAGACCGATGGAGAGAAAGAGGAGCTGGAACACGAGCGCGAGATGTGGGAAGCGTTTATAATGCGCGCCATGGATATTTTGCTGCTGTACCATGAGAGTCCCGAGAAGGATATGCAAGCTGCCGCACAAAAATCACTTATCGAGCTGGCCAAATTGCATCCTACATCCTGGGAGGATCGTTATCAACGAGCATTGGGATTGGCAAGACGCAAAGACGAGCTGGTCGATCTCTACGCCAAGATGAAAATCGAGGATGAGGCGAAGAAGGAAACCGATTAA